The window cacctgtaatcccagcacttggggaggccaaggcaggtggatcacccgaggtcagggtggccaacatggcaaaactctgcctctactaaaaatacaaaattagcccggtgtggtggtgtgagtctgtaatcccagctacgtgggaggctaaggcagcagaatcgcttgaacccggcaggcagaggttgcagcaagcagagatggcgccattgcactccagcctggacgacaagagtgagactctgtctcaaaaaaaaaaaaaaaagataaaaattctctTCCAGAGTACTTTGTAATTataatgcaatcccaatcaaaataccAAAGAGGGAAGGGGGATGTGGAAAGAACTTGGCAAATCCTTTCTAACGTTCGTCTGGAAATTAGAGAAACCCAAATGCTCAACAATAGGAGATGATTAATTAGATCATCCTAATAattatagctcacatttattaaGCACAGTAAATGTGTTTCACCTCAACAGTCACACTTGATCCTGAAAAAAAACGCTATGCGAAAATGACGAGTATAATTTCGGTTTTACAGGCAGGGTAATGGAGGTCTCTTTCGGTTCCGTAACCATCCAAAGGTCACCCATTTGATCAAAAGCAGAGCCACGAAGCATTGGCCCTGGAACTCTTGCTCTCAGCCACTGTGCTATtcatgagatgaatgcatatgCTTCCTAAAAAGATTATGATCACATTTATTTGTACTGCCAAGGCAATAAGTCCGTCATACTTTATTGACAGGGGGAGAAAAATAGGTTACTGAACAGTTTGCACAGTAtggtcttatttttgttttttagacaaagGTAGGTAATATCTTACGAAAGATCCAGAAAGACATGGAACAGAAGGTGACTGGTGTTTCTCTGAGAGAGAGGCGGAGGTGACAGAAGAGTTGAGGTTTCCATATGTCAATACAGTATCAATGTTTAATTATTGgaaggttttattttaattatcagaTAAAGAACCCGAGGGGCCAAGAAATTCCACTGCTAGTGGTGGTAGAGCCGAGATTCAGATTGAGTCTGTCCTCCAAACCTGTGCTTCTTCTAACCTCTCTCTCGGGATTTTCCTCTTCTGTTGCCGTGCTGCACTTGCCCTCTGGGATTGAACCCACAATTGTAGGCAACCACTGCCCTTGTATTACTGATAAACTTGTGCAAACGAATGCCATTGCTCCTCTATCTTATCACTTAAAACTtctttctggccgggcacggtggctcacgcctgtaatcccagcacttttgggaggccgaggcaggcagatcacctgaagtcaggagttcgagaccagcctggtcaacatggtgaaaccccgtctctactaaaaatacaaaaaaagttagctgggcgtggtggcatgtgcctgtaatcccagctactcgggaggctgaaacaggagaattgctcgaacccaggaggcagagattgcagtgagctgagatcacaccattgcactccagcctgggtgacagggtaagacttcatctcaaaaaaacaaaaaacaaaaaaaccatttttGTCCTAGACACCTAAATAACATCCTATGGCTGATGGTTGTTTTTGCCAATTTTGCAAAGCGTGGGGTGAATTAAAGTATCCTGCACGTGTGCTTTCTGCAGTGCGACCAGGGTGGCCTCGTCCCTCCCGCCTCCTTATTCTGCATGATCAGAGTAGAGCCCTGTTTAGGAAAAGCACTGAACTGGGCATTCAGAGCCCTGGGCTCCAGTCCCGGCACAGCCACTGGCTCTTCACTTCTCCCCTCCAGACCCACTTTACTTCCCTGTACAATTCAGGATGGTGAAAGCTctcaagtccttttttttttttttttttttttgagatggagtcttgctctgtcgcccaggctggagtgcagtggtgcagtggtgcagtctcggctcactgcaatctctgcctcctgggttcaagcaattctctgcctcagcctccggagtagctgggattacaggtgtccaccaccacacccggctagttttttgtatttcctgTAGAGACAGGacctcaccatgttggccaggctggttttgaactcctgacctcaagtgatccacctgcctcggcctcccaaagtgctgggattacaggcatgaaccaccgtgcccggccttgtctatcctatttttaaaatgaacatctCTAGAGCCATCCCCGGCGGTTGCAGGGACAGTCTGATAAGTGAACTAAGTTTCTATGCATAAATGCTTGCCTCTGGGCCTCCTCGCTGCTGACCGGTGTGGTTTTGGCCGCAGGTGGGTGGAGCCGCTGACTGCCGAGGGCAGAGCCTCGCTTCGGTGCCCAGCAGCCTCCCGCCCCACGCCCGGATGCTCACCCTGGATGCCAACCCTCTCAAGACCCTGTGGAATCACTCCCTCCAGCCTTACCCTCTCCTGGAGAGCCTCAGCCTGCACAGCTGCCACCTGGAGCGCATCAGCCGCGGCGCCTTCCAGGAGCAAGGTCACCTGCGCAGCCTGGTCCTGGGGGACAACTGCCTCTCAGAGAACTACGAAGAGACGGCAGCCGCCCTCCACGCCCTGCCGGGCCTGCGGAGGCTGGACTTGTCAGGAAACGCCCTGACGGAGGACATGGCAGCCCTCATGCTCCAGAACCTCTCCTCGCTGCGGTCCGTGTCCCTGGCGGGGAACACCATCATGCGGCTGGACGACTCCGTCTTCGAGGGCCTGGAGCGTCTCCGGGAGCTGGATCTGCAGAGGAACTACATCTTCGAGATCGAGGGCGGCGCTTTCGACGGCCTGGCTGAGCTGAGGCACCTCAACCTGGCCTTCAACAACCTCCCCTGCATCGTGGACTTCGGGCTCACGCGGCTGCGGGTCCTCAACGTCAGCTACAACGTCCTGGAGTGGTTCCTCGCGACCGGGGGAGAGGCTGCCTTCGAGCTGGAGACGCTGGACCTGTCTCACAACCAGCTGCTGTTCTTCCCGCTGCTGCCCCAGTACAGCAAGTTGCGGACCCTCCTGCTGCGCGACAACAACATGGGCTTCTACCGGGACCTGTACAACACCTCGTCGCCGAGGGAGATGGTGGCCCAGTTCCTCCTCGTGGACGGCAACGTGACCAACATCACCACCGTCAGCCTCTGGGAAGAATTCTCCTCCAGCGACCTCGCAGATCTCCGCTTCCTGGACATGAGCCAGAACCAGTTCCAGTACCTGCCAGACGGCTTCCTGAGGAAAATGCCTTCCCTCTCCCACCTGAACCTCCACCAGAATTGCCTGATGACGCTTCACATTCGGGAGCACGAGCCCCCCGGAGCGCTCACCGAGCTGGACCTGAGCCACAACCAGCTGTCGGAGCTGCACCTGGCTCCGGGGCTGGCCAGCTGCCTGGGCAGCCTGCGCTTGTTCAACCTGAGCTCCAACCAGCTCCTGGGCGTCCCCCCTGGCCTCTTCGCCAATGCTAGGAACATCACTACACTTGACATGAGCCACAATCAGATCTCACTTTGTCCCCTGCCAGCTGCCTCGGACCGGGTGGGCCCCCCTAGCTGTGTGGATTTCAGGAATATGGCATCTTTAAGGAGCCTGTCTCTGGAGGGCTGTGGCCTGGGGGCATTGCCAGACTGCCCATTCCAAGGGACCTCCCTGACCTACTTAGACCTCTCAAGCAACTGGGGGGTTCTGAATGGGAGCCTCGCCCCACTCCAGGATGTTGCCCCCATGTTAC is drawn from Homo sapiens chromosome 3, GRCh38.p14 Primary Assembly and contains these coding sequences:
- the NRROS gene encoding transforming growth factor beta activator LRRC33 precursor, producing the protein MELLPLWLCLGFHFLTVGWRNRSGTATAASQGVCKLVGGAADCRGQSLASVPSSLPPHARMLTLDANPLKTLWNHSLQPYPLLESLSLHSCHLERISRGAFQEQGHLRSLVLGDNCLSENYEETAAALHALPGLRRLDLSGNALTEDMAALMLQNLSSLRSVSLAGNTIMRLDDSVFEGLERLRELDLQRNYIFEIEGGAFDGLAELRHLNLAFNNLPCIVDFGLTRLRVLNVSYNVLEWFLATGGEAAFELETLDLSHNQLLFFPLLPQYSKLRTLLLRDNNMGFYRDLYNTSSPREMVAQFLLVDGNVTNITTVSLWEEFSSSDLADLRFLDMSQNQFQYLPDGFLRKMPSLSHLNLHQNCLMTLHIREHEPPGALTELDLSHNQLSELHLAPGLASCLGSLRLFNLSSNQLLGVPPGLFANARNITTLDMSHNQISLCPLPAASDRVGPPSCVDFRNMASLRSLSLEGCGLGALPDCPFQGTSLTYLDLSSNWGVLNGSLAPLQDVAPMLQVLSLRNMGLHSSFMALDFSGFGNLRDLDLSGNCLTTFPRFGGSLALETLDLRRNSLTALPQKAVSEQLSRGLRTIYLSQNPYDCCGVDGWGALQHGQTVADWAMVTCNLSSKIIRVTELPGGVPRDCKWERLDLGLLYLVLILPSCLTLLVACTVIVLTFKKPLLQVIKSRCHWSSVY